A genome region from Brassica oleracea var. oleracea cultivar TO1000 chromosome C2, BOL, whole genome shotgun sequence includes the following:
- the LOC106325706 gene encoding glucuronoxylan 4-O-methyltransferase 1: MRKTKSIMNHKSAKHTLLERPWFIVLALAGLIGGALLITSFIRSTDNTLSLCSTAKTTAQSIAEYTATPIQLQSIVHYATSRTVPQQTFDEISISLEVLKDRLPCNFLVFGLGRDSLMWASLNPGGTTVFMEEDPEWIQAVLKDAPSLRAHHVQYRTQLSQADHLLKTYRSEPKCLPANAFPIRYNEKCPLALTSLPDEFYDTEWDLIMVDAPKGYFATAPGRMAAIFSSAVMARNRKGAGTTHVFLHDVDRKVEKAYANEFLCEKYRVKSAGRLWHFEIPNAANMSDQPGDRFC; this comes from the coding sequence ATGCGAAAAACAAAATCAATCATGAATCACAAAAGTGCAAAGCACACGCTTCTAGAGCGACCTTGGTTCATCGTGCTGGCTCTAGCTGGTCTTATCGGTGGCGCACTGCTCATCACCAGTTTCATCCGATCTACGGACAACACTTTATCACTATGTTCCACGGCTAAAACAACTGCACAATCCATAGCAGAATACACAGCCACACCCATCCAGCTCCAATCCATCGTCCATTACGCAACCTCACGCACCGTCCCTCAACAAACCTTCGATGAGATCTCTATCTCCTTAGAAGTCCTTAAGGACCGTTTACCTTGCAATTTTCTTGTCTTTGGCCTCGGTCGTGACTCCCTCATGTGGGCCTCCCTCAATCCAGGTGGCACCACTGTGTTCATGGAGGAGGATCCTGAATGGATCCAGGCCGTCCTCAAGGACGCACCGTCCCTAAGAGCCCACCATGTTCAGTATCGGACCCAACTTTCTCAAGCGGACCATCTTCTCAAAACCTACCGGTCTGAACCTAAATGTTTACCCGCCAATGCTTTCCCGATCCGCTACAACGAAAAATGTCCATTGGCATTGACTTCACTTCCTGATGAGTTTTATGATACCGAGTGGGATTTGATCATGGTGGACGCACCAAAAGGGTACTTCGCAACCGCGCCAGGGAGGATGGCAGCCATATTCTCATCAGCCGTCATGGCACGTAACCGGAAGGGTGCTGGCACGACGCACGTTTTCCTTCATGACGTTGACCGCAAAGTGGAGAAAGCTTACGCCAATGAGTTTCTTTGTGAGAAGTATAGAGTCAAATCCGCTGGTAGGCTCTGGCACTTCGAAATACCCAACGCCGCTAACATGAGCGATCAGCCAGGGGATCGATTCTGCTAG